In Papaver somniferum cultivar HN1 chromosome 9, ASM357369v1, whole genome shotgun sequence, the genomic stretch GTGGGAACCAAAGCCCAAAGGTACGTAACTATAACACTAATGTGGATATTTACACTGAATACTTGCTagacttatttatttgtttttagaacatgcctagctttgtttatttttgtcttaagataagtccatatcatATAGATAGTCAATTTAATTATGATTATTGATCATTAAGAGTTTTGGCTTTAGTATTATTTTAttatcttgaatatgatattggttatAATTGAATGGTGTCTATTGTTTAATTGGTTataccaactcaattccaatgtatttatttggggtttagaagtacttgagcaccattattgtgtacttgatattttcttcccaaatttgaaGTGTTCCTTGGGATGTAATCCACTGGCTCGACTATTAAAAGTCGGTATTTTCAAATGATactttgcaaataaaatcacatgtattccaaattttgtggaagaactcacaaaagatgatatatgagtcagaaaattttcatttctctacttcgtccatgatactaacgaaccataGAACTATCTTTATTAATCTATCAACCTAAAGTAAttagttgacatgtgtagtgagattctcttggcctattgagataaagcaatttctcaaattaagctaaaggtagcaaaattgaaaaaggaaagaaccccgaagtaataagggttagacgtaatgactcatataaagcatgtatcatgagacaaagatgtattttttcccagtattaatgacaccaaagtacatgtgtcagctgaatatgggatgaagctaagatgtaattgtAGCTCCATCAtaaataaaagagttggaaatgcacctggtcataggtcataggtgttgatatatacaatgtaatttgtgtatcatagtagcaatcaattttcacatcaactttaatggcaacaagaactttgccgggccactatcttaagttgaactagatccaatatctgcacctatggaatgaaaacacgagacataaattctctaaagcacttgagatatattggatGAAACGTAATATATACTcagtctaaagtacttgagttgaatcccacttttattacgtaataaggccacaccacttattaaaattctcaagacccaaatgtctaactcataattgtttttcttccactagcttaaggaatttaaactagttgaactatttgtgactacgaggattggatcatcgagcgcaacactgctcaaaaatttgttttcaagatagaacaaagcgtcacaaaatctctatatgtactgagagataatcacaccttgttatatTCCAAAGAATCCCATGCAAATGAATATCATGTGGAACCTGACTATGATGGTCACTAATGTATTTGTAAGGAAACATACTTTAGAGAGactaatgagtcaatttagtgaaatgtaaatcactatagtaatAATTtgaattattgaatccatattgacttcgacgatgaaatgttggaaattgactcatacagactttgacataactataaaggcactttggttgtgacatgatgtttcgttttgaaaggactcatacgtacatcgttgtgtttgagtggacgagacaacgggaaaaaattgacagaatgcgaagtaacgacatatctctcaataagtgttttacCAAATGCACAACCCCCTActccctcccattatgcttttaagtaagagagcatatcattcattttacaaagtcttcagtaaaacaggatcgagaccatcctaagatgcaaatggtaaacaatccatattgcaaagataacaaggtgaaatttagaaaaatatttatgcagaatgcggaccatttaagtgacttatggctctggtgaatattttaacattttggactagttatagttcccaagaaatttgcgttttaaaaactcctagcacatattacacaatacaaagtgcaaaggctcaccacccttattaatgctagagaatttacatcaaaaggacttgatgaatattgcatgtttaataggatcaatacaGAGCATCTGATActcaatggtctcgcagaggctaccatcaaatgttacatatggtgcctaaggaataggttatgcgtaccaacctatattttattgctttggggatatgcaatattacacgcatcttacttaattcgtttttagatcccaatattagtcaaccttttttgcgtaccagttggtaactggatttaagcctgacattcgtgttcttacgcatttttggttgcacactatatgtgccattacgactccacatcgtactatggtgggtcttcaaaactattaagtagttatgttggaaataagttcccaacaattatccgcattttagaACTTTTGGaaagagatctcttaccgctagatttgcgggttatcactttaatgagacagtcttcccgtcgttagggggagataataaaaaatattttctaatggaacgacaggaattgtcgtggtgtgttcccactgtgtctcatattgattcttgtacaccACAAATGTAAaagtgaagtgataaagaatatatttgattttcagaatgtacactgatgttgctaaagtgatgagatcacacataccagctgcaaacctacctgcaaagttacaaatcctcaatacgggatatacaccatagactaagatgttgcaactacactcagtggaagtgtggttgaggccgtggttccataaaggaagttggagagaccacttggttcgatcaatcctcactcataaaggaagtaggtgagtaaggcataacttatttatatcatcagaaatcatctcataagattgtctctgaatatgtccatgattcaaactggaggacgctccgaagtttaaatGATTATAGAgtacaatgaaatcctgacggattataagaatgcatatgagtcaatggaaggatcatgagtgcacaatgatgatataatccataaatagttgctccagaagtagagcacaatgagataggaccatgctttattttgattaatttcaaataaataacatatttggcTTACGCAATCCAGGtaaaacttagttctttgacaaatatacgggtatttggtgtggtagtgctaaccaacctagtgtaaatcttgtgggacatatgtggttatttgtcacaaagtgtagtgagaagaatgaggtcttaaagtataaagaatcaccttgtgacgcgaggtttctcacaaacccctggatcgcttactcttttgaacatcataatgttcagttaattagtttgcttggtagtttcaaaagaacttgaaacatagtagatgtggttatatctttggagatttagactcaacgatatttgcaaaagtgcatgatggcattttgcttcccaagtcgaatgactctaaaccacggagtgtgtttgcagttacactggaacactcacttatttatttaaataatcaggcggatgtggtatacccgtctaagtgactatttgattgggaagggataaacaagtaaggtttcgtgccatgcgtattaaataagttcatgattcagaattatagctatctatgtcgacggtatggaaatgataagtactcttaatggaataagagatcttacaagctatttaaaatctgaatttgagatgaaaatcctgggaaatctcaatcttatctatgttctaaactagaagaccacgcttgtggtatattattccaccagtttgcatatgtccattgtcaggcaatttaacaaggacgtgcatgctgctagcactcccatgattagtcgagtttcaaatgtacataaatgaccaattcgtctaaaggaagatgacgaagttgggtcgggagataaactttccttatctaagtataatagacgcattattgtacttggcataatgtactcgaccaaatgttacatcctcaatgaacttgttagctagatatagctaagcgccaacgcaacgtcattggaatggtatgctgaatgtaatcatgtgcttaaaagtaaccattgacataaatttgttttatccatgcaaaaacataaaaaggaatgctaactaAAGTGCAAttgaaaggttgttgattataaggaacaataatctcttctccaatgaaagtaaatagggggagatacggtagactattttctaggtcattaccgatattcaattttgaaaagtacatgactaaaggaacagtctggaacaactctgaaagtaatcatggggagatgccgacatcggGTGGAGGATCCatggatatgatgtcgacataatttacttcgaaattaaagttgtgttgtactttttttctcttcaatcgagaatagtttttccctaagggttttgttactcgacaaggtttttagcgagacaatactaaaatcatcaagtatgttgaacgttgaagacataaatatcacgttgatattattgaaaatatctgaatcaaagaaatgaaacacgatagtccgttaagcaacgtaacttccagaatcaacatcATGGTTCGATAAACATCCaaatcaccaaagtaaagtgtgataaactctttttgactgcattagactaatgaaaattgtttgacatcagggggagcatctaatggtgtattgaactcttttccttcactgaggttactttttcccacatggttttgtttctcggcaaggtttttaatgagacaacaacaaacaccaggaagtaatttcccaactaaggctattgtctttcccacaaggattttcttccttaggagttgtgaagcaactagtcaacttcaatggaacaaagtgatcatctgcaacaaatcacctttacttgcatctgtcacgttgtactcttttcccttcgtcaaggttttgtcccactgagttttccttgtcaaggttttaatgaggcgacatattcgagtccaactatgttctaagttcgcttaatattgtactctttttctttagttcaagtTTTTTCCCTCTGGGtttccctgacgaagttttaacgaggcaattaacttagacttttCGATCTgtaaagatcgtattgcatgtgatgaactacatgtgaagagttgtaccaaggttttatcccactgggtttttctttgttaaagttttagtaaggcaattgatttcagcacaagtcatcaaggagagaacgacatttgaagacctacattcaaagaaatatatgtgaagcactatgtataaagttttgttgttGAACCACACAAGGGGGGGTGTTAAAGGGCCCATGCCCATGGATGTGTGGTCCAATAGATTAGGTCTTCCCTTTCGAGTATATAAGAGAACATTATATGTATATGTAATAGTTttgatgcctctttatcaataCCAAGTTCTTCTCATTCTCTATCTCTTGCTTTAACCTGATTGTTACTccaaaagataatcaattatttttttagcAAAACTGattcgattttttttcttcttatttttcctcTAAACTATAAATAAAGAGACAAAACAATAGCGGATTAAAAAAAATGTATCCCAGATCCTCGTTCTTTCTTCTCCTCtttaagataatcaattatttaaaAATTGTGTTTGTGAAAATTTCTTACAGaaatgattatatcaaaatcatttattTATCTATGATTATATATGGTTTTGTTTGGTAAATTTTATGATTATCAATTTATAATTATAGACAATTATAAATAGATAAAtgattttagtataatcatttttataataaattttatcacacctttctcaaataattgattatctttgaaaaatgctctcgaaaaggaaaggaaaaaacaATGATCTAGGATTTTTTCTAAGCCCTTGTTTTTTTTAACTgtctcttgatagtttagagaaaataagaagaaaaacccaactcaattttattaaaaataataattgattataataatttttaaaaaCAACTTTTTTCTGTCTGAAAATAATGGATTTGTTCAATTATAattaagataatcaattattataatggATATCAAACACATACATAACCATtataataatggttaccaaaggaGCCCTACAATCATAATTTTTATCAAACAAGGCCATTGGGTGTATAGATGCACAATTTTTCAGTGCCacatcatttattttatttttttgtagtttCTTTACATACTTCGAAGTAAAATATGGGGGCCAACTTCATAGGGGCAACAACCTAATTCTGTAAGACCGTACCCAACAGTGGTATAAAATATCGGGAATCATGCAAATTCCTTGCGTGTTTGGTAGCTAAATAAAAATTCATAGAATTCTCAGTATTTTCTTGTTTTACCTGTTTGGAGACTtttaaagggaaaaaaaaaagtccaTAAACCCCCAAAAATTTTCCATCAAATCTTAGGGGAGGTGGTATTCAAAAATGGGGAATTTGGTGAAATTATAATTCGGGAAGGAAatataaatcaaggaatttgGGCAACCAAACGTATCGAAAGAATCGTAATTCCACCAGGACCCATCAATCCACCTTCAGAATTCTGCGTCCACACCCAATTCCTGCTTTTTGGAGCGGGTGAGATAGAGAGATAGTGGGGGTGGGATCAATGCATTATCTCTACATTATTCTGATGTGTATGGACGTTATAATTGTTGTACTAAGACTGGTTAAAACCGCTTGATGCTATTGGGGCTTCAATAATGCAGGAATTGGTGGAGTCATTCGTGATGATGGTGCTGGTTATGTAGCAAGTTATGCCGATCATATACAATATGGCAAAAATCTGGTCAGTCAGAGATGGAGTTGAATTGGCTGTGCAATTGGGCATCCGAGTTGGAAAAGGAGAGTGATTGAAGCGGCAGAGGATCGAGAAAGAGACTGTTGAGAGGAATGTTACTGTTCAACGCGTTACATTTAAGCGTCACAAGTGTAGACAGATAAAACTGCTGCGTCAAAAGAACGAGTGCCTACCACTGCTGAACACCTCTGTCTTCTTACTTGTGATTGCAAACCCAACGGTTTtactaaaaaagaaaacaattgcGTTCAGCGTTTAAAAAGCAAGAGGGCCCCCTCAGACTGTCTCCTCAAGATTCCTTAATTAATAATAACCGCTAATAAATGAATCTCCCTCTAAGATGTAACCCTGACTTTTAACCCTGCAGCAAGGAGAAGACGCTAAGCACACTATACCTCGGATAAATATGTACGTTTATAGTTTCAAGTATCCATAGAAAGTATACAAACTTATGTTCAGTAAATCAATAACGTAGACAGAGAAAGTATAAAAACTTATGTTCCGTAAATCAATAATGTAAACAAAGAAATCGAAACAACTAACACCTGTCTAGTTTTCTTACTTAGGTCTtccagaagaaagagaaaaataaacaCAGAAAATCATATAAACTCAACGTTAAGTTCTTCCAGAGTAACAAACTTGGCGTTGCACGCCAATGATCCAACTCATCACCACAATAAGCAGGTTCACCTTGTATAAATATAGCTTCCCATCTTGCAGCTCACTGAAAGAATCAAAACCCACAGAAAAATTAAATAGAACGAGCTGCGGGCCACTACTGACACTGTTTTGCTCGACATTAAATGCTCCACCGTCATTGCTTCATTGCTTGTCAAGCCGTATGGAAGAAGGATGTCCACTCCTCCATTCTTCCTCCATAACCAGTCATCCTTTCCATTACCACTCACCGTCATGCTACTAGTGATGTGGATCATCCCAGCAGTAACATGGATTGAACTGGAAGATAGTGAAGTTGAAGTCTGTCCAAGAATTGTTGCCTCCTTTGTGGGGAACTCTGCAGCAAATGCAGGAGGAGCAGGGATTGATCCCAGCATACGACTGACTTGTTTGGCAATTGAACCTTCCCATCCCTCATTGTAGTTGACATCTGCACCAGAGAAAGGTAGGTAAAAAAGACCATTAATGCATAAGGTGGAAAAGCTCAAACTTGagatatgagacaaaactaattgtGGAACTCTACATgaaggtttaaaaaaaaaatggaacccCCTTAAGACATGAATAAGTAAGGCAAATTTTACCTCGTGGAACCTTTTCCATCTTCTCTGGTTTTTGCATTGAAGACGACGCAATTTCACTAACATGTGGTTTTGAAGGTTCTGGGAATGGCAGATACGCTTGTCCGATGTCGGTATTCACCTgcaacagcagcaacacaatAAGCAACCCTAGTTTCTACAAACAACAGATGGaagtggaggtggaggtggcttTGTGGTGTCATTACCTCTCCAGAAAATGATGGATCGCCCATGAGAGGATCATCAGAAAACATATTAGAGAAGTCGAACTCATCATCGAAGAAGCCATTGTCTGTGGCATCGAAGAAAGTAGGGTCAAGGCCAAGCAAATCAAATCCTGATGGATCAGCTCCTTCACCATAGTTTGCAAGATCGTTCATTTCTATATATGATTCCCCATTAACATCTGATGGATTACTTGGGGCCGCAAAGTATGACAGCTCTTGGGTAGCTTGATCATCAGAAATATTTCTGGCATTGACGGGATTTGAAAGATCAGACAGTTCAAGAAACTCATTTTTGACTTGGGTCTGCTCCATCTTAACAAGCAGTGCTGAAGCTAGGCCATTTTCAGCTGAAGCGATGGGTAGCTTTTGATCTTCGCCCAGAATGCTCAAGGGATCCTCTAAAACGTTCCAACCATTCGCACAATACGGGTTCGCAGGAAGCTCAATGTTCACAGGTTGAACCGCCAAGGCAACATTCTGAAAAcaaccaaataaataaataaataaacttttagtCTACAAAGTTCGGTGAAAAGTAGTAACACCAGGGATACTTTACGGTCATGAACAGCAAAATATAATGTTCAAATTGAGAAAAGTTATCAAGAGAACCCTGTTACGCTGTGAAGATTTTTCTGTAGATTGTATCAGCCCCAAAAAGCATTGATATACTACTATAATAAACTACAGAACGAACAACGAGAAGCAAACttaaaagatttaactaagaacaGAATATATATTAAGAACAGAATTGTCAATACACGGGATCTAACTATTTGGTCACAAGTACAGAGTACAGAACTCCTAATGATTCTCATATTACCAACAAACAACACATAACTAGCTTTCCTAACTTTTTATATTTCACCAAGACTGCACTTTTTATATTTCACCATGACTGCACCAAATACAACATAT encodes the following:
- the LOC113307668 gene encoding NAC domain-containing protein 78-like; protein product: MGGESSASSLAPGFRFHPTDEELVSYYLKRKIVGKPFRFDAISEIDIYKFEPWDLPGQSRLKSRDREWYFFSALDKKYGNGWRTNRATEQGYWKTTGKDRAVHRATRSVGMKKTLVYHLGRAPRGERTNWVMHEYRIEDETLGKAKDAFVLCRIFQKSGTGPKNGEQYGAPFIEEEWDEEVTVPEQEVMANGGSSNGSDEETSLAHNYGEENVALAVQPVNIELPANPYCANGWNVLEDPLSILGEDQKLPIASAENGLASALLVKMEQTQVKNEFLELSDLSNPVNARNISDDQATQELSYFAAPSNPSDVNGESYIEMNDLANYGEGADPSGFDLLGLDPTFFDATDNGFFDDEFDFSNMFSDDPLMGDPSFSGEVNTDIGQAYLPFPEPSKPHVSEIASSSMQKPEKMEKVPRDVNYNEGWEGSIAKQVSRMLGSIPAPPAFAAEFPTKEATILGQTSTSLSSSSIHVTAGMIHITSSMTVSGNGKDDWLWRKNGGVDILLPYGLTSNEAMTVEHLMSSKTVSVVARSSFYLIFLWVLILSVSCKMGSYIYTR